The sequence ATAGTTTTATTGAAAAGATTATTTTCCCTTATGACTATGATGAAAACAATCAATTTTTTGTAATTCCCGAAGAAAAACTAGCAAAAAAACATCCTATGGCATATGAGTATTTATTAAAAAATAAAGCTGAACTTGCTTTAAGAGATAAAGGGAAAGGGAAAGATTACCCTTATTGGTATGCATTTGGTAGAAATCAATCACTAGAAAAAAGCAAATATAAACTTTTATTTCCACAGTTAGCAAGAAAAGATTTTAAAAGTTGTATTTCTGATGATGAAAATTTATATTTTTATAACGGAATGGCTGCATTGTCTGACAACCTAGAAGAGTTACAGATTTTAAACAAACTGTTTATGACGGAGATTTTTTGGAAGTATGTCTCAAGTATAAGTAAAAATTACGCATCAAACTATTTTTCACTTGGAAGAAACTACATAAAAAACTTTGGAATCTATGATTTTACTCAAGAGGAGAAAGATTATATCATCGGTGAAGAAGATATTGATAAATTAAATGATTTTTTTAATAAAGTATATAAATAATGAAAAATTTTAAAAAGTTTGAAAGTTTGTCAATGGTATGGGACAAGTGCTATTTACTTAAGCAAAATATAAAAAAACATACTTTAGAATTTTGATATTTATTGACATATGATGCTCAATAACGACATGAGGTGAAAGAGCCGTGTACCCCTCCCCAATTTTTAGACCAAGGTCAAGCTGATAATTTCTTGTCCTGATTATGCTTTTGTAAATATTTGATAGGGCTTAAATTTTCCAATGCCTCATGTGGTCTGTGATGATTATAGTCATATTTCCACTCTTTAACTTTTTCCCTCACTTCACTGAGTGATCCAAACACATAGCAGTTGAGCAATTCTCTTCTAAAGCTACCATTAAATCTTTCAACTCTAGCATTCTCGATAGGTTTTCCGGGTCTGATAAAATCTAGTGTGATATTGTGCTTATTACACCATAATTCAAGCTGTGTAGAGATAAACTCTGGACCATTATCAACACGGATGGTATTTGGATACCCTCTATATTCACAAACACGCTCTAGCGCTCTGATTACTCTATGTGCAGGGAGTGATGTATCTATCTCTACATCTAAAAATTCTCTGTTGTACTCATCGATGATATTTAGTAGGCGGTAGCGTTTGCCATACCAAAGAGTATCAGACATAAAATCCATAGACCAAACATCATTGATACACTCCAACTCTTGCAGTGGTGTCTGCACACGTTCTGGCAGGCAGTGCTTTGTTTTAGGGCGCATATTAAGTCCTAAAGACTTGTAAACTCTATATACTCGTTTATGATTCCAATCATATCCTGCATTACGAATTCGAAGATAGAGCTTTTTAAAACCATTACGGATGTGCTTAGTAGCAAAGTGATTGAGCGCATCAATCACCTCTCTATCCTCTTTTGGTGTAGCTTGATAATAAAAACTGCTACGATTTAGTCCAACTATTTTACATGCCTGACGAAGAGAAAGCTCATGTTCTTTATGAAGATGCTCTACAGCTTCTCGTTTACCGTCAGGCGTTAGAGCTTTTTTTCTAAAAGATCCTTTAGTGCGTGATTTTCAAGTGCCATATCTGCAAACATCTTTTTAAGCTTAGCGTTCTCATTCTCTAGCTCTTTGAGACGTTTTATGTCCGAGACGCTCATACCTCCATACTTACTTTTCTACACATAAAAGGTTTGATTACTAACACCATGTTTACGACACACATCAGAAACTCTCATCCCAGCTTCTACTTCATTTAAAATGCCCACAATTTGGCTCTCTGTAAATCTACTCTTCTTCATTCCTAACTCCTGCAATTATTTTAGCAGAAGTTATCAACTCATATTCGGTCTAGTTTTTGGGGAAGGGTACAATAAAAGTATTAAATAGGCTTCTTGATATTGGAAGTGAAAACTTTAAAGGCGATCTTACAAAAAAGAAATATGTAAAAATTGCTGATACTGCTGAAACCAATGCTTCAAGAGATATTGCAGATTTACTTCAAAAGGATTGCATCAAAAAAGTTGAGGGTACGACAGGAAGAGCAACTAGATATACTATTAATCATATAATTTAGCTCTCTTGCTAGTGGCATTAAATTATTTAGTTTTTACTTCTTAATGTTCAAAAACGCCACAAATAAAAAGATGGCAAGTGCAACTTTAGAGATTCCTTGCTTCATGCGCAACCATCAAAAAAGGGGCTCAAAACCTCACCTTCACCCCTAGTGTTCCATTAATCGCTCGTTCCCGCTCTCTCACCTGCCCCTCGGCCGTGGCAAAAAGCTCGGTGAGCCTGAGCACTTTATAGTTCACTCCCAAGTTGGCTTTACAGATTAGGCTTCCTCGATCGAGTGTCGTGCTTCGCCAGCTTCCCGCCTCTGGAGCACTAGAGAATCGCATCACAAGCGGAGTCTCTAAATCACCCCACTCCTTGAAGAATCCTACGCCAATATCCCAAGAGCCTCGATTCTCATAAAAAGACTGGATAAATTTCGCTCCCATGCCCGCTCCATAAAGCTTTGAGCGAAATCCATCGACAGCAAGGCCTGCTCCCCCTGCTCCCCCCTCGCTATAGCTATCTTGCTTGTAGCGATCATAGCGTAGCTCCACATAGGGCTCAATCGCCGAGCCCTGATCTAGCTTGTACGTGTAGGCTCCGCTGATCCAAATCCCCATCGCCTTCGCATCATACTGGGAATCAGCCCCACCTAGAAGCGTCTCCCTCTCGCTATCGGCTTCAATAAAAGCATAATCAATAGCCGAATCGATTCGGAAGTCACCCGCACACCTAGAACCATACACTCCCACTACCTGACTCTTCACCGTGGAGCTCAGCTGGCCATCGTTGGTCTTAAATCGACTCTGCAAAGAGGCAAAGGAGGCTCCATAGACGCTATCATTATCGCTTTTGTCGATTCCTATCTGGGTGCCATAAACATGGGTGTGAGAGGAGGCGATATTTTGAGCGCTATCGCTAGAGCTAGTGATTCTTCCTCCTAGCGCCTTTGCCCACATCGTGTAGTCGTAGGCATAAGGATCAACAATCCCCTTCTCCGTCCAAATTCCCTCCTCTTTAAGAATCTGAGCCAAGAGCATCCCATCTCCCGCATCGGCAAAATAGAGCCCGCCAAGACCTATCCCCGCCCTCGCCTGACTTAAATTCCCCAATCGAGTAGCGATGAGCGTCCCAAAAGGCAAATAGGAAGAGCGAGAGGAAGAACTCAAAGAGGCAAGATCATCTCCTCTTAGACTCAAAAAGGCACTTTGGGCTTGAGAGGCGCCCATGCTATCAATTCGGCTCAAGAGGGGTTGCATGGCGCTATTTGAGCCTACGCCATCCAGCACTGATGCAACCAAGACACCTCCGCCTGTAGCAATATCTCCATAGGTGACGGCGTTTTTAGCGAGTGTCAAATAGGCATGAGTGCTATCGTATGTAACACTTGGAGTCAAAAAAGCAAGATTGGTCGCCACATCCCCAAAAGTCCCACTAAGGCTAGTCGCACTCAAAATGGTGTAGAGGGTGGAGGTGTTCCAACTTCCAGCACTATCGGCCACAACAACGAGTTTGGCACCCCCAAGAGAAGCATTGCCATTCACATCCACCCTCCCCGAAGTGCCATTGGCATAGGCGTTGAGCCGATAGGTGCCGCCACTTGCAAAGTTCAGATTCCCCTCAACCCTCAAAGTGCTCGCCATGGGATAAAGTATGCCCCCATCATTGACGATGAGAGTGTTCACTGTGCCGCCGCCATTGAGAGAGGCTCCATCTTGTATTGTAAAGTTTTCAAAATTGATGATTTGAGAGAGTGAAAAATTGTTTGCGTAACCAAGCACTATAGAGTCCGTGCCACTCCCCCCATCTATGGTGCCATTGACGGTTCCGCCTAAAAGTTGCACGGTATCATCTCCGCTTCCCATATCTATTGCCATGCCATTTTGGCCCGTGATGGTGCCATGGTTAACAAGCGTATCCTCTCCAGCGCCCATCTGTATAGCCGCTGCCGCTGTTGTGCTGCCCACTTCATCAACTTTCACACTGCCACTTCCACCCGTGATCGTTCCGCTTGCATAGTTGGTGATTGTATCATCATAATTTCCTACAAGTCCAATAGCCGCCTTTGTCACCCCAATGATTGTCCCCCTATTTCCAATGATCTGCGCTCCACCCGCCGCTGTTGTCGTGCCTCTACCTGATGCCACAGCCGTTCCGTTTGATCCATCGTCTATGAGTATGCCAATGGATTGACCATAGATGGTGGCTCCTTCATAGTTGAAGAGGCTGCCACCCCCAGCAGCGATGCCCTCTGCACCATTTGGCAAACCCCCAGAGTCCACTCCGCCCGCTCCAAGCCCTTGTATGGTTCCATAATTTCTTATAATAGCCACCCCATCTATATCCACACCATCCCCATCTCCGTTGTTTGCAGTTGATGTGCCTCCATTGGAGGCTGAATGGTCATAAACATTGCCTTCTCCCGCATACGCCCCAGTGATCGTCCCGTAGTTGATGACCGTTCCCGTTCCATCGCTTCCCACGCCTGAGCCGTTATTGCCGATGATGGTCGCTCCCGCTTGATTGACAACATATATCTCCTCATCAGCCGTTATGGCGTGCCTAGAGCCACTAATGATTCCATAATTATCTATTTGAACCCCTGTTTTATCGCCCACATCTATTCCATCATGCGCTTTTGGATCTCCACTGCAAGTGCCCACACACTTTGTGTTAACGGGACCCGTGCTGATAATCGTCCCATAATTTACAATGCTCATATTGTGGCTAGGTCTAATAGCATCATCGCCCTCAGATTTGATCAAAGCGCTAGTGTTGGAGACTGAACCATTGATGATTGTATTCCCCATGGTTGCATTTGAATTTCTGAAATCAAGGGCTTGTCCGCTATCAGCCATCGAACCTTGTTTGATTATGGTTCCTTGGTTGTTGATGATTATGGTTGCTGTGCTATCAGCAATTTTGACTGTATCATCGCCTACAGAAGATAGGGTTCCATTGTTGTTGATAACGATTCGGGATGTTTTGTTGCTTGTATTGTTTCTGACCGCTCTGCCCGTTCCCGTTTGAGAGATAGTTCCATTATTGGTCAGCGTGATTATCGAATTGGTCGTAGTGGTAGGCGTAATCATCACACCAGCCGTGGATCCCGAAGTAGTGACACTCCCCTCGCTTGTCACGACTCCCGTGTTGCCATCATTCAATGTTTGCCCCGAGGTCACTGCCGTATTGACTGTAAAATCAGCCCCCCAAAGAGGAGAGGTGCTTGATAGGGTTGCTGCGAATATCGCCCCATGTATGGTTTTCATTCAAAACATCCTCATAATTTTTGTTGTTATTGTGATAAACATAATTTTTAATTATAAGCCTGCTCTGTTACAAAAAAATTTCCACTCGACTCGCCCTCAAAAGGCTCACCAAAAAATAGAGAATCTCCGCAATACGATATAATGCTTTCGTCACACAAAATCGCACAAGGTCTCATCTGCACATGTTCAAAGAACTGCAAACCCTACTCAAAAGTCGACACACCCTAGCGCACGCGCTGACCAAAAAGCATCTCTATGCGCTTGGATTGCTGCTCATCCTCCTTTTTGTCTCCTACGCGATTCTTCAAAGTGCCATCGCCCAGCAAAGAGATGATGCCTATCTTGTGAATATCAGCGGAAAACAGCGAATGCTCGCCCAGCGGATCGTCTCCCTCTCTCAAAATATCGCCTCAAGAAAATTTCTAGGGCGCGACTATCTTGAAGCGAGCGAGGAGCTTAAGCTCAGCCTCCAAGAGCTTGATTTCATCCACAAAAGCCTCCGCCAAAAGGCGCTTCACACCGAGGGATTCTCGCTCAATCGCCGCTCTCCTCTCTATGAGGTCTATTTTGGTTCATGGAATCTAGCGATTAAGCTGGAGAGTTTTTTGGGCGAGGGGGTGAGACTATTAGAGAGCGAGGAGACTGAAGAGACACTCTTTTTGAGTCAGAATCTCTTGGAGATGTGGGAGGGGGATCAGGGACTTTTGGGGGTGCTAGAGCTTGGCACGCTCACCTTTCAGCTAGAGAGCGAACACCGAATCGACACACTCCAAAAAACCGCGCTAGGAATCATCCTCCTTATCGTCGTGGTTCTTTTTTTGGAGGCACTCTTTGTGATTCGCCCTGCCATCTTGGAGCTCGCCCTTATTGAAGAGAAGTGCAAAAAATGTCTAAACAAGAGAGAATCGACCGAGGATTCCTAGGAGAATCATCGCCGCTAGCCCTGCAAAGAATCCCGCCAAAGCGTCATCTCCCACCACGCCAAGCCCTCCTTTGACCTTTTGGTCGATTTTTCCGATGAGCGAGGGTTTCCAAATATCAAAAAGACGGAAAAAGAGCACCGCCAAAACCACGCCAAGCCCATGAAATCCCACCATAGAGAGCGCGATCCATGTGCCTACAAGCTCATCCACAACAATCTCTTGGGAATCGTGGCTAGCGCCCTCTTGCTCCTCTTTGTCGATCTCACGCACCGCGATCGCCCCCACCAATAGAGCGAGCATCAACACCGTGGAAGCGGGAAGAAGATAGAGAAGTGGGAGGGCTAAAATCGCTGAAACTACCGTCCCAACCGTACCCGGAGCCCTCTTTGAGAGTCCAGCTCCGCCAAGTGTGAGAAAAATTCGTCTTGCATTCATGGATTAAGATTCCTTAGGGTTTAGGTGAGGGAAGAGGTTTGGTACAAATCCATGAGCTTGAGGTAGAACTCCTCATCACTCCGCTCTTCCAGCAAGCCCTCAGAGGGCATCATGTCATAATAGAGTCGCTCTAGATTCTTGAAACGATTGGGGAAGAGCTCGCTTAAAATGATCGCAGAGATCTCTTTGCGCACCAACACCGCTGGAGGCAATAGTCCAAGTCGGAAAAACTCAAAGATCGAATCGGAGTGGTAGGTGATGTGATGGTGGTGTCCATGGGGGCAAGTTTTGGTGCTCACCAGCGTGCGACACATATTGCAATAGACAAACTCGCTCATGATTTTGATGTCGATATCAATCCCTTTGAGCGTGTCAAAAATAGAGCGCATCTGGTTGCGATCATAATACATTGAAAGTCCTGCGTGGTTGGCTCCGGTGACTAGCTTGTCACATCCAAGATTCTGCGCAACAATCGCATCCAAAATCATCTCATTTCCGCCCGCAAAGAGATAGGTGTCCTCTAGGGGCACAATGAGCACGCGGCTTTTGGGGAGGTAGTTTTCCACCAAATACTCTAGCGTCTTGTGGCGCAATGAGTAGTCCATAATATCCGTACGATAGGGCTTGAGCAAAAAGAGCACCAAAAGATCGGTCTCATCGAGCGTGAGGCGGATGATTCGTTCATGCCCTCGATGCAGGGGCTTCGCCGAGAGCATGAGCGCTGCGGTGTGTTTCGCTCCGATGGCCTCTTGCGCCTCTTTAATCTTGCGCTTCACCTCTTTGACATCTTCAAATTCACTCACTACATAGTCACCACAAACCGCATAATTCCCAAGCCGTTTATAGATGGCGTGTGCCTTGGGGGAGGAGAGATCGCCCCCCATGATCTTTTTGAATCGATGCTCCCTGTCAATAGGAAAAACCTCATCCACGACAATCTTCCCATAGACCTTTTTGTCGCAAATCAACTCCAAAACCTCACCTTTGTGAGCGTTTTTGAGCACTTGCTCATTTTTTTGCCCGCTAGGGGAGAGGAGAAAAGGCACGGGGAAGGTCTTGCCCTGATAGATTCCACTCCTATCAACCTCTTGCATCTCTTTAGCATTCATAAGCCCCTTCACAGGAGCAAGCAGCCCCTCTTGGCAGAGCGCAAGGACAGAGAGCGCCTCCTTGTCGATATAAAGAGCCCTATTTTTTCTTGCTGATTCCATATTTTTTCCTCTTTTCCCAAAGGCTCTTTCTGGACATTCCAAGCCGTCTAGAGAGCTCGGTGTCAGGGTATTTATTTTCGTATCGAACGATGATATTTTTGATGTAATCATCCAAAGAGAGAATCTCTCCCCCCAGATCAAGATTTTTCACGCCACTGCTAATATCCACCACCGAGGGGAACTCAATCTCCTCCGAAGAGACAAAAGAAAGAATCACGCAAGACTTGGCAACAATCTCCAAAAGCTCCTTGCGCTCGCTCTTTTTAAGCTCCTCTAAGCCCACGATATATTTGATCTCTCGACATGGAAGCGCCCGTTTGAGTTTGTCACGCCAATGGAATCCCTCTTTGATAGAGAGGAAATCTAGAGGAATGTCTTTATGCTTGGCGTAGGCGATCGCGTAGGCATCAGCGCTCTTTTGGGTGCTGCTTTTAATCACAAAGGGGGTTGTGAGCTTTTGATTGAGGGAGGAGGGAAAGTCCGATAGGGCAAAATCGAGATAGCGGCGGTAGAATTGCACCTCTTTTTTAAGCTTTTGAAAGGTGCGATAGTGCTCTATTTTGCGGATGAGCTCATCAATCATAAAAGGCTTTAGGATGTAGTCCTTGGCCCCCGCTTTGAGCGGCTTACTCACCGTGTCATCGCTCACATAGGAGATCATGAGGATGATAATCGAATCTTTATGCTTTTCGATGATGGGGTAGTAGTTTTGACCTGAAACATTCGTAGAGAGGAGCACCACATCATACTCCTGCTCCCTCAAAGCTTCATTCACCAAAGAGACGATCTCACACTCAAAGCCAAAATCACTCAACTTCGCCGCAATGCTTTGCGCCAAATAGATCTCATTTTCAACGATTAAAACACGCATGCTTTGTCCAATCCAACAGTTTTAAAACCACCTGAGCGCTCACAGCGACCCCCTCTTTTCTTCCAACAAACCCCAGCGATTCTGTAGTAGTGGCCTTCACCGAGATTCTCTGCCTTGAGACCTCCATGACCTCGCCTAGCCTTCGCTCCATTGCCTCTTTATAAGGAGAGAGCTTAGGGGCTTGCGCCATGATGGTGAGATCCGCGTTGATGAGCTCAAAACCTATTCCGCGGATAAACTTTATCACCTCTTGAAGCAGAAGCGTCGAATCGACCCCCTTGTAGGCCAAGTCGCTATCAGGGAACCACTCCCCAATATCGCCCGCCCCCGCCGCACCCAAAAGCGCGTCAATGAGCGCATGGATGGCCACATCTCCATCGCTATGAGCCTTGAAAGTCACGGGAGCGGGAATATTCACTCCAGCCAATCTGAGTCCCTCCCCCTCCATGAAGGCGTGCACATCAAAGCCACTCCCCCCATAACACCCCCCAAAAGGAGGTTCAAACCCCTGAAGAAGCGTGAGCTCGTGGGGATGGGTGAGCTTTTTGAGTCGCTCGCTCCCCTCGACCAAAAGCACCCGCCCGCCACTCTTAGCGATCGCGCTGCTCTCATCAGTGAAATCCCCCTGCCTAAAGGCCAAAAGAAGCGATTCGACATGGCTGAGCTGAGGAGTTTGAATGAGCTTCACTTCACTCCTAGAGAGGTATTCTCCCTGATAGCTCACGGTGTCGCTCACTCCAATGGCAGGAGCCACGCACTCCGCCTCGCCAAGGCGCCCTATCACCCTAGAGATCACCTCCGAAGGCACATCAAAGCGCGCCACATCACTGACTAAAACCCAAGGGGTTTTCACGCTCGCAAGCGCATTTTGGAGCGATTCTTGGCGCGTCCCTCCGCCCTCAATCACCTCAAAATCAACCTGCTTTTGCATATACTTCACCTCTTTAGGCGAAGCGGTGATGATCACCTGATCAAAGCAGGCTTGCTTGGATAGATGCAAAGCGACATGCTTCCAAAGGGGAGTCTCGCCGAGGCGAAGCCACTGTTTCTTGATCGAAAGCCCCTGACGAAAGCGGCTCGATTCCCCTGCCCCCATAACGACTAAAGAGACTTGGCTCAAAAAGCCCTCCTTATAACCCTCTCAATGCTTCAAAGCTAATTCACTCAATGTGTTACGAAATTATACACATCAAAAGCTTGGTTTTATCTTTTTTTGGATAATTTTGCCTTTCCCAAAAAGACCATAAATCACGAGGAAGCGATGCGCCAAAGCTGGATAGAGAAGCGAAAAAACGACTCGGTGAGGACTCAGCTCCACTACGCTAGAGCGGGAATCATCACCGAAGAGATGCAAGCCGTTGCCAATGTCGAAGGGTTAAGCGAAGAGCTTATCCGTAGCGAAGTGGCTAGGGGTCGCCTTGTCATTCCCGCCAACATCCATCACCTCTCCCTCTCCCCTATGGGAATCGGAGTCGCGGCGAGAACCAAAATCAATGCCAACATCGGCAGCTCCTCTTTAGCGAGCTGTATCGAAGAGGAGATCGAAAAGACGCTCGTCTCCATTAAATATGGAGCGGACACCATCATGGACCTAAGCACAGGAGGCGATTTAGACGCGATTCGATGCGCGGTGATCGAGCACTCCAGCGTCCCTATTGGAACGGTGCCCATCTATCAGATTCTTCATGATGTTCAGGGCGATATCAAAAACCTCACCATCGATTCGATGCTGGAGGTGATGGAGCGCCAAGCACGCCAAGGGGTGAGCTACTTCACGATTCACTGTGGATTCCTCCTAGAGCACCTTCCCAAAGTCGCCAAGCGCAAAATGGGAATCGTGAGTCGTGGCGGCAGTCTCATGGCCTCCTACATGATGCACTATCACAAGCAAAATCCTTTTTATGAGGCGTTTGATGAGATATTAGCCATCTGCAGGGAGTATGATGTGACGCTCAGCCTTGGAGATTCGCTTCGCCCGGGCTGCCTAGCCGATGCCAGCGATGAGGCTCAGCTAGCTGAGCTCAAAGTCTTGGGCGAGCTCACTTTGAGGGCCTGGGAGAAGGATGTGCAGGTGATGATTGAAGGACCCGGCCATGTTCCCATGAATCAGATCGAGCGCAATGTGAAGCTTCAAAAAGAGCTCTGCCATGAGGCGCCTTTTTATGTGCTTGGCCCGCTAGTGACGGATATCGCCGCAGGGTATGACCATATCGCCTCCGCCATTGGTGCAGCCATTGCTGCATGGAAAGGGGTCGCGATGCTCTGCTATGTCACCCCCAAGGAGCACCTAGGACTCCCCAATGCCAAAGATGTTCGCGAGGGAATCCTTGCCTACAAGATCGCTGCCCACGCGGCGGATATTGCTAGGGGGAGAATCGGGGCGAGGGATAGAGACGATGCGATGAGCGATGCGCGCTACGCCTTTGACTGGAATCGCCAATTCGAGCTCGCCCTAGACCCCGATCGCGCGAAAGAGTATCATGATGAATCACTTCCTCAAGAGGTTTTCAAGGAGGCAAAATTTTGCTCCATGTGCGGGCCAAAGTTTTGCAGTTATAAAATCAGTCAAGAGATTGTCTCAAAACATGCATCAGGAGAATCACTCACATGAAAAATGAAGCTATTTTAGACCTCCTCAAAGAGGTCACCTACCCCGGATTTGAAAAAGATATTGTCACCTTTGGCTTTGTCCAAAAGGCTCTTTTAGAGAATGATACTCTCCATGTGGCC comes from Wolinella succinogenes DSM 1740 and encodes:
- a CDS encoding autotransporter domain-containing protein, translated to MKTIHGAIFAATLSSTSPLWGADFTVNTAVTSGQTLNDGNTGVVTSEGSVTTSGSTAGVMITPTTTTNSIITLTNNGTISQTGTGRAVRNNTSNKTSRIVINNNGTLSSVGDDTVKIADSTATIIINNQGTIIKQGSMADSGQALDFRNSNATMGNTIINGSVSNTSALIKSEGDDAIRPSHNMSIVNYGTIISTGPVNTKCVGTCSGDPKAHDGIDVGDKTGVQIDNYGIISGSRHAITADEEIYVVNQAGATIIGNNGSGVGSDGTGTVINYGTITGAYAGEGNVYDHSASNGGTSTANNGDGDGVDIDGVAIIRNYGTIQGLGAGGVDSGGLPNGAEGIAAGGGSLFNYEGATIYGQSIGILIDDGSNGTAVASGRGTTTAAGGAQIIGNRGTIIGVTKAAIGLVGNYDDTITNYASGTITGGSGSVKVDEVGSTTAAAAIQMGAGEDTLVNHGTITGQNGMAIDMGSGDDTVQLLGGTVNGTIDGGSGTDSIVLGYANNFSLSQIINFENFTIQDGASLNGGGTVNTLIVNDGGILYPMASTLRVEGNLNFASGGTYRLNAYANGTSGRVDVNGNASLGGAKLVVVADSAGSWNTSTLYTILSATSLSGTFGDVATNLAFLTPSVTYDSTHAYLTLAKNAVTYGDIATGGGVLVASVLDGVGSNSAMQPLLSRIDSMGASQAQSAFLSLRGDDLASLSSSSRSSYLPFGTLIATRLGNLSQARAGIGLGGLYFADAGDGMLLAQILKEEGIWTEKGIVDPYAYDYTMWAKALGGRITSSSDSAQNIASSHTHVYGTQIGIDKSDNDSVYGASFASLQSRFKTNDGQLSSTVKSQVVGVYGSRCAGDFRIDSAIDYAFIEADSERETLLGGADSQYDAKAMGIWISGAYTYKLDQGSAIEPYVELRYDRYKQDSYSEGGAGGAGLAVDGFRSKLYGAGMGAKFIQSFYENRGSWDIGVGFFKEWGDLETPLVMRFSSAPEAGSWRSTTLDRGSLICKANLGVNYKVLRLTELFATAEGQVRERERAINGTLGVKVRF
- a CDS encoding type IV pili methyl-accepting chemotaxis transducer N-terminal domain-containing protein, with protein sequence MFKELQTLLKSRHTLAHALTKKHLYALGLLLILLFVSYAILQSAIAQQRDDAYLVNISGKQRMLAQRIVSLSQNIASRKFLGRDYLEASEELKLSLQELDFIHKSLRQKALHTEGFSLNRRSPLYEVYFGSWNLAIKLESFLGEGVRLLESEETEETLFLSQNLLEMWEGDQGLLGVLELGTLTFQLESEHRIDTLQKTALGIILLIVVVLFLEALFVIRPAILELALIEEKCKKCLNKRESTEDS
- a CDS encoding phosphatidylglycerophosphatase A, giving the protein MNARRIFLTLGGAGLSKRAPGTVGTVVSAILALPLLYLLPASTVLMLALLVGAIAVREIDKEEQEGASHDSQEIVVDELVGTWIALSMVGFHGLGVVLAVLFFRLFDIWKPSLIGKIDQKVKGGLGVVGDDALAGFFAGLAAMILLGILGRFSLV
- a CDS encoding sulfate adenylyltransferase, with translation MESARKNRALYIDKEALSVLALCQEGLLAPVKGLMNAKEMQEVDRSGIYQGKTFPVPFLLSPSGQKNEQVLKNAHKGEVLELICDKKVYGKIVVDEVFPIDREHRFKKIMGGDLSSPKAHAIYKRLGNYAVCGDYVVSEFEDVKEVKRKIKEAQEAIGAKHTAALMLSAKPLHRGHERIIRLTLDETDLLVLFLLKPYRTDIMDYSLRHKTLEYLVENYLPKSRVLIVPLEDTYLFAGGNEMILDAIVAQNLGCDKLVTGANHAGLSMYYDRNQMRSIFDTLKGIDIDIKIMSEFVYCNMCRTLVSTKTCPHGHHHHITYHSDSIFEFFRLGLLPPAVLVRKEISAIILSELFPNRFKNLERLYYDMMPSEGLLEERSDEEFYLKLMDLYQTSSLT
- a CDS encoding response regulator — its product is MRVLIVENEIYLAQSIAAKLSDFGFECEIVSLVNEALREQEYDVVLLSTNVSGQNYYPIIEKHKDSIIILMISYVSDDTVSKPLKAGAKDYILKPFMIDELIRKIEHYRTFQKLKKEVQFYRRYLDFALSDFPSSLNQKLTTPFVIKSSTQKSADAYAIAYAKHKDIPLDFLSIKEGFHWRDKLKRALPCREIKYIVGLEELKKSERKELLEIVAKSCVILSFVSSEEIEFPSVVDISSGVKNLDLGGEILSLDDYIKNIIVRYENKYPDTELSRRLGMSRKSLWEKRKKYGISKKK
- a CDS encoding bifunctional 2-C-methyl-D-erythritol 4-phosphate cytidylyltransferase/2-C-methyl-D-erythritol 2,4-cyclodiphosphate synthase codes for the protein MSQVSLVVMGAGESSRFRQGLSIKKQWLRLGETPLWKHVALHLSKQACFDQVIITASPKEVKYMQKQVDFEVIEGGGTRQESLQNALASVKTPWVLVSDVARFDVPSEVISRVIGRLGEAECVAPAIGVSDTVSYQGEYLSRSEVKLIQTPQLSHVESLLLAFRQGDFTDESSAIAKSGGRVLLVEGSERLKKLTHPHELTLLQGFEPPFGGCYGGSGFDVHAFMEGEGLRLAGVNIPAPVTFKAHSDGDVAIHALIDALLGAAGAGDIGEWFPDSDLAYKGVDSTLLLQEVIKFIRGIGFELINADLTIMAQAPKLSPYKEAMERRLGEVMEVSRQRISVKATTTESLGFVGRKEGVAVSAQVVLKLLDWTKHACFNR
- the thiC gene encoding phosphomethylpyrimidine synthase ThiC, which gives rise to MRQSWIEKRKNDSVRTQLHYARAGIITEEMQAVANVEGLSEELIRSEVARGRLVIPANIHHLSLSPMGIGVAARTKINANIGSSSLASCIEEEIEKTLVSIKYGADTIMDLSTGGDLDAIRCAVIEHSSVPIGTVPIYQILHDVQGDIKNLTIDSMLEVMERQARQGVSYFTIHCGFLLEHLPKVAKRKMGIVSRGGSLMASYMMHYHKQNPFYEAFDEILAICREYDVTLSLGDSLRPGCLADASDEAQLAELKVLGELTLRAWEKDVQVMIEGPGHVPMNQIERNVKLQKELCHEAPFYVLGPLVTDIAAGYDHIASAIGAAIAAWKGVAMLCYVTPKEHLGLPNAKDVREGILAYKIAAHAADIARGRIGARDRDDAMSDARYAFDWNRQFELALDPDRAKEYHDESLPQEVFKEAKFCSMCGPKFCSYKISQEIVSKHASGESLT